From the Roseibium salinum genome, one window contains:
- the sppA gene encoding signal peptide peptidase SppA, protein MVVSINSPGGSTTGGEALYGALRELSEKKPVVAEIRTLGTSAGYMVALASDHIVARYNTITGSIGVLFQFGNVQKLLETVGVEMNAVKSAPLKAEPDFYSETTPEVRAMLETLVNDSYEWFVSLVVERRALEPARARELSDGRILIGQRALDAKLVDAIGGEDEAIAWLESEKGVAKDLPVVTWRISEGLDELPFSSRISREFGKGIGLAILDPIDEAKGLIPRGLTLDGLVSVWQASDAAANNQ, encoded by the coding sequence GTGGTGGTTTCGATCAACTCCCCGGGCGGCAGCACGACCGGGGGCGAAGCCCTTTACGGGGCGCTGCGGGAACTGTCGGAAAAGAAGCCGGTCGTCGCGGAAATCCGCACGCTCGGCACGTCCGCAGGCTATATGGTCGCGCTCGCATCCGACCATATCGTTGCCCGGTACAACACGATTACCGGCTCGATCGGCGTCCTGTTTCAATTCGGCAATGTGCAGAAGCTCCTGGAAACGGTCGGCGTCGAAATGAACGCCGTCAAGAGCGCCCCCCTGAAAGCCGAACCCGATTTCTATTCCGAAACGACTCCTGAAGTCCGGGCCATGCTGGAGACGCTGGTGAACGATTCCTACGAATGGTTTGTCAGCCTCGTCGTCGAGCGCCGGGCGCTCGAGCCCGCCAGGGCGCGCGAGCTCTCGGACGGCCGCATTCTCATCGGCCAACGGGCGCTTGACGCGAAGCTGGTCGACGCGATCGGCGGAGAGGACGAGGCGATTGCCTGGCTGGAAAGCGAGAAGGGCGTTGCGAAGGACCTGCCTGTCGTGACGTGGCGCATTTCGGAGGGCCTTGACGAGCTTCCGTTCTCCTCGCGCATCTCGCGAGAGTTCGGAAAAGGGATCGGATTGGCTATCCTAGATCCTATTGATGAGGCTAAGGGGCTGATTCCACGAGGTCTTACGCTTGACGGGCTCGTGTCTGTTTGGCAGGCTTCCGACGCGGCAGCCAATAATCAGTAA
- a CDS encoding TRAP transporter large permease, translating into MIVAAVFIGLILLGMPIGFAIGAAGVVGLIDMGGAQFLAVGPSRIFNGLNIFPFLAMPFFILAGEIMNHTGITDRLVKLAQVLVGHLRGGLAHTNMLASVFFAGLTGSATADAAAFGRTLVPAMVKEGYRRDYACAVTAAGSIIGPTIPPSGLMVVYGSLMGVSIGGLFAAGILPGLVICAVCMAVIAFGAARNDLPKAVRRANLKEIRQVFLSSITALLMPVIILGGILGGIVTPTEAASIAVAYALFIGAFVYRTLTLSALYRMLVRTARITGVIFVIIAFAGILGWWMSFERVPQLLAETILGLADSRAVVIAIIICLLLVVGMVMDITAILIILAPVLVPLTAQVGLEPIHAGIVFVLALNISLMTPPVGACLFVLSSVTGEKLERIAVKLAPFLIAEVGVLFVFAFWEGAAMLLPRAFGFAQ; encoded by the coding sequence ATGATCGTCGCGGCCGTCTTCATCGGGCTTATCCTTCTCGGCATGCCGATCGGCTTTGCGATCGGCGCGGCCGGCGTCGTCGGTCTGATCGACATGGGCGGGGCGCAGTTCCTCGCCGTCGGGCCGAGCCGCATTTTCAACGGCCTCAACATATTCCCGTTCCTAGCGATGCCGTTTTTCATCCTGGCCGGCGAGATCATGAACCACACCGGCATCACCGACCGTCTGGTGAAACTCGCCCAGGTTCTTGTCGGCCATTTGCGGGGCGGCCTGGCGCATACCAACATGCTGGCCTCGGTGTTCTTTGCCGGCCTCACCGGCTCTGCGACGGCCGATGCGGCCGCCTTCGGGCGCACGCTGGTGCCGGCCATGGTCAAGGAAGGCTACCGGCGCGACTATGCCTGCGCGGTCACCGCCGCCGGGTCGATCATCGGCCCGACCATCCCGCCCTCCGGCCTGATGGTGGTCTACGGATCCCTGATGGGCGTGTCCATCGGCGGGCTCTTTGCGGCGGGCATCCTGCCGGGCCTGGTCATCTGTGCCGTGTGCATGGCGGTGATTGCGTTCGGAGCGGCCAGAAACGACCTGCCCAAGGCGGTGCGCCGCGCCAACCTGAAGGAGATCCGGCAGGTCTTCCTTTCCTCGATCACGGCGCTCCTGATGCCGGTCATCATCCTGGGCGGCATTCTCGGGGGCATTGTCACGCCGACGGAAGCGGCCTCGATCGCGGTTGCCTATGCGCTTTTCATCGGCGCCTTCGTCTACCGGACGCTGACACTTTCCGCGCTCTATCGGATGCTCGTGCGCACGGCCCGGATCACCGGCGTGATCTTCGTGATTATTGCCTTTGCCGGCATCCTCGGCTGGTGGATGAGCTTCGAGCGCGTGCCGCAATTGCTCGCCGAAACCATTCTCGGGCTCGCCGACAGCCGCGCCGTGGTGATCGCGATCATCATCTGCCTTCTGCTCGTGGTCGGCATGGTCATGGACATCACCGCCATCCTGATCATCCTCGCGCCGGTCCTCGTGCCGCTCACTGCGCAGGTGGGGCTGGAGCCGATCCATGCCGGGATCGTCTTCGTCCTGGCTCTCAACATCTCGCTGATGACGCCGCCCGTCGGCGCGTGCCTGTTCGTTCTCTCATCGGTGACGGGCGAGAAGCTGGAACGGATTGCGGTGAAGCTGGCGCCGTTCCTGATTGCGGAAGTGGGCGTCCTGTTCGTGTTCGCCTTCTGGGAAGGCGCAGCAATGCTTCTGCCGCGCGCCTTCGGATTTGCTCAATAA
- a CDS encoding MurR/RpiR family transcriptional regulator, translating into MQAKIKTPSGEGASGHAAIDLISALREHTGRFPSREQKVADYVQQHLSEISDMTIAQLARACDVSTPTVVRFCRTLGCDGFREFKLRLAQNLAVSLQYISAPAASDQVTSDTAIDRVLGALYASANVMRSQVDPQAIDQAVKVISGSRQLLAAGIGGGSSMVAQEAANRFFRLGIPSLALNDSYLLQMRAATLGPEDVLFCISASGEADEVVSAAEIAGGYGATTIAVAPKASRLAQISKIAIMVDLPEDPDIYKPTASRYAHLVIVDAIAMTVAQARAAKTNENLRRIRASLTAFHGRTGPQPLGD; encoded by the coding sequence GTGCAGGCCAAGATAAAGACCCCTTCCGGCGAGGGCGCGAGCGGCCACGCCGCCATCGACCTGATCTCGGCCCTTCGGGAACACACAGGACGGTTTCCCTCCCGCGAACAGAAGGTCGCCGACTATGTTCAGCAGCACCTGTCGGAGATTTCGGACATGACGATCGCGCAACTGGCGAGGGCCTGCGACGTGAGCACGCCGACCGTGGTCCGCTTCTGCCGGACGCTGGGATGTGACGGGTTCCGGGAGTTCAAGCTGCGCCTTGCTCAGAACCTTGCCGTCAGCCTGCAATACATCTCCGCACCGGCGGCCAGCGACCAGGTGACCAGCGACACGGCCATCGACCGGGTTCTCGGCGCGCTCTATGCGAGCGCCAACGTGATGCGCAGCCAGGTGGACCCGCAAGCCATAGATCAGGCCGTGAAAGTAATTTCCGGCAGCCGTCAGCTTCTGGCCGCAGGCATCGGCGGCGGCTCCTCCATGGTCGCCCAGGAGGCCGCCAACCGGTTTTTCCGCCTCGGCATCCCCTCGCTCGCGCTCAATGACAGCTATCTCCTGCAGATGAGGGCGGCGACGCTCGGGCCCGAGGACGTGCTCTTCTGCATTTCGGCCAGCGGCGAGGCCGATGAAGTGGTCAGTGCGGCCGAAATCGCCGGAGGCTACGGCGCCACGACGATTGCCGTAGCCCCGAAGGCCTCCCGTCTGGCGCAGATCTCGAAAATCGCCATCATGGTCGATCTGCCGGAGGACCCGGACATCTACAAGCCGACCGCGTCCCGCTATGCCCATCTCGTCATCGTGGACGCGATCGCCATGACGGTCGCCCAGGCAAGGGCGGCAAAGACCAATGAAAATCTTCGCCGCATCCGGGCCTCGCTCACCGCCTTTCACGGCAGAACCGGTCCCCAGCCACTCGGTGACTGA
- the grpE gene encoding nucleotide exchange factor GrpE, whose protein sequence is MSDENKTTEEQPAEVSPETEAAAAQSDAAEDSGDDPIEVLRAENAELRDRALRAMAEMENLRRRTEKEVKDARQYAVSGFARDVLTVSDNLHRALEALPEEDRRNADAGVAALIEGVEMIERDLLNQLEKNGVRKLNPEGQKFDPNFHQAMFEVPNTEVPNNTVVQVVQAGYVIGDRVLRPAMVGVSKGGPKEAAQPQSEAGQTVDKSA, encoded by the coding sequence ATGAGCGACGAAAACAAAACCACGGAAGAACAGCCGGCAGAAGTAAGCCCGGAAACCGAAGCTGCGGCTGCGCAGTCTGACGCTGCCGAAGACTCTGGAGACGATCCGATCGAAGTTTTGAGAGCCGAAAATGCCGAGTTGCGGGATCGCGCCCTGCGGGCGATGGCCGAGATGGAAAATCTCCGCCGCCGCACCGAAAAGGAAGTCAAGGACGCGCGCCAGTATGCCGTCTCCGGCTTCGCGCGTGACGTCCTGACCGTCTCCGACAACCTGCACCGCGCGCTGGAAGCGCTGCCGGAAGAGGACCGTAGAAATGCCGATGCCGGTGTCGCCGCCTTGATCGAAGGCGTCGAGATGATCGAGCGGGACCTGCTCAATCAGCTTGAAAAGAACGGCGTGCGGAAGCTGAATCCGGAAGGCCAGAAATTCGATCCGAATTTCCACCAGGCCATGTTTGAGGTCCCGAACACGGAAGTGCCGAACAACACGGTCGTCCAGGTGGTCCAGGCCGGTTACGTCATCGGTGACCGCGTCCTGCGCCCCGCCATGGTCGGCGTCTCCAAGGGCGGGCCGAAAGAAGCCGCTCAGCCTCAGTCCGAAGCCGGACAGACGGTCGACAAGAGCGCCTGA
- a CDS encoding PD-(D/E)XK nuclease family protein codes for MERGRLIHRLLELLPDIPEEDRLAAAGNYLRQALKPEFERFREPLLAEVGDILGNETFKPLFSAHARAEVPLVGTIRSHGGAEIEISGQIDRLLVEENRVLIVDYKTNLNPPRTVADVPLEYRAQLCVYREMLKRIYPDREISACLLWTAAPDLMEIPAPILNETFAGLRPDGTAT; via the coding sequence CTGGAACGCGGCCGGCTTATACACCGCCTGCTGGAGCTGCTGCCTGACATTCCGGAAGAGGATCGCCTTGCCGCGGCGGGAAACTATCTGCGTCAGGCGCTGAAACCGGAATTCGAACGCTTCCGCGAGCCGCTGCTGGCCGAAGTCGGCGACATTCTCGGAAACGAGACGTTCAAGCCGCTGTTTTCCGCGCACGCCCGGGCGGAAGTGCCGCTGGTCGGCACGATTCGATCCCATGGCGGCGCCGAGATCGAGATTTCCGGACAGATCGACCGCTTGCTGGTCGAGGAAAACCGGGTCTTGATCGTCGACTACAAGACCAATCTCAACCCGCCCCGAACCGTTGCCGACGTTCCGCTGGAATATCGTGCACAGCTTTGTGTCTACCGGGAAATGCTGAAGCGGATTTATCCGGACAGGGAGATTTCCGCCTGTCTGCTCTGGACGGCGGCGCCCGACCTGATGGAGATCCCCGCCCCGATCCTCAATGAAACCTTCGCCGGCCTGCGACCTGACGGCACAGCAACTTGA
- the ihfB gene encoding integration host factor subunit beta has product MIKSELVQHIAEQNPHLYQRDVENIVNAILDEVTQALMRGDRVELRGFGAFSVKNRPARIGRNPRTGQKVEVDEKFVPFFKTGKEMRMRLNDGVDHGDD; this is encoded by the coding sequence ATGATCAAATCTGAGCTTGTTCAGCATATCGCCGAACAAAATCCGCATCTTTACCAGCGGGACGTTGAGAACATCGTCAACGCCATTCTGGATGAAGTCACCCAGGCTCTCATGCGCGGAGATCGTGTCGAGCTGCGCGGGTTCGGAGCGTTCTCGGTCAAGAACCGCCCCGCCCGTATCGGCCGCAATCCACGAACCGGCCAGAAGGTGGAAGTGGACGAGAAGTTCGTTCCCTTCTTCAAGACCGGCAAGGAAATGCGGATGCGGCTGAACGATGGTGTGGACCACGGCGACGACTGA
- a CDS encoding TRAP transporter small permease, with product MRERAAKASAALNFGVEAIIAILMALLVLDVWLGVVDRYFFHWQLPWPEILARYLMIWAAMLAVSSGIARRDHIGLTAAIMRIPAPLRRAVLVVIDLCTLALFLYVFWYGLGFAESGATRQAMIFGVSLQPFHAAIPAASALACVQTVLVMIRDSGTHLDLPPFAEASV from the coding sequence ATGCGGGAACGGGCTGCAAAAGCCAGCGCGGCGCTGAATTTCGGCGTCGAGGCGATCATAGCCATCCTGATGGCGCTGCTGGTGCTGGATGTCTGGCTGGGCGTCGTCGACCGCTATTTCTTTCACTGGCAGTTGCCGTGGCCGGAAATCCTCGCCCGCTACCTGATGATCTGGGCGGCGATGCTCGCGGTGTCCTCCGGCATCGCCCGGCGGGACCACATCGGCCTGACCGCCGCCATCATGCGCATTCCCGCGCCGCTGCGCCGGGCCGTGCTGGTCGTTATCGATCTCTGCACGCTGGCGCTGTTCCTGTATGTCTTCTGGTACGGGCTCGGTTTTGCCGAAAGCGGCGCCACCCGCCAGGCGATGATCTTCGGCGTCAGCCTGCAGCCCTTCCATGCCGCCATTCCCGCTGCCTCTGCACTGGCCTGCGTGCAGACGGTTCTGGTGATGATCCGGGACAGCGGCACGCATCTGGACCTGCCGCCCTTCGCGGAGGCTTCGGTATGA
- the trxA gene encoding thioredoxin gives MATTQVTDASFETEVLNSDSPVVVDFWAEWCGPCKMIAPALEEISEELNGQVKITKLNIDENQDMAMKYGVRSIPMLILFKNGEPMATQVGAAPKGKLSDWIKSAL, from the coding sequence ATGGCTACCACACAAGTCACCGATGCTTCGTTCGAAACCGAAGTCCTGAATTCCGACAGCCCGGTCGTTGTCGACTTCTGGGCGGAATGGTGCGGTCCCTGTAAGATGATCGCCCCGGCGCTGGAAGAAATCTCAGAAGAGCTGAACGGCCAGGTGAAGATCACCAAGCTCAACATCGACGAGAACCAGGACATGGCCATGAAATACGGCGTCCGGTCCATCCCGATGCTCATCTTGTTCAAGAATGGTGAGCCGATGGCAACCCAGGTTGGCGCCGCACCGAAAGGCAAATTGTCCGACTGGATCAAGAGCGCCCTGTAA
- a CDS encoding lipopolysaccharide assembly protein LapA domain-containing protein: MTRFIRNLILLAIAVVLVPLSVANRHGVSLSLNPFDPQDPRLTITDIPLFWVIFASLGIGIIVGGLGAWAKQGRWRKEARVKRREAAKWHKEADQLRDMTSADSGVKGLTGPGNRSAA; the protein is encoded by the coding sequence GTGACCCGTTTCATCAGGAATCTGATCTTGCTCGCAATCGCGGTGGTTCTTGTTCCACTGTCGGTGGCCAACCGCCATGGGGTCTCGCTGTCTCTCAATCCGTTCGACCCTCAGGATCCCCGCCTGACCATTACCGACATTCCCTTGTTCTGGGTGATCTTTGCCAGCCTTGGCATCGGCATTATCGTCGGCGGGCTCGGCGCCTGGGCCAAGCAGGGCCGCTGGCGCAAGGAAGCGCGCGTCAAACGCCGCGAAGCCGCGAAGTGGCACAAGGAGGCCGACCAGCTGCGGGATATGACGAGCGCGGATTCCGGCGTGAAGGGCCTGACGGGACCGGGCAACCGCTCCGCCGCGTGA
- a CDS encoding trimeric intracellular cation channel family protein, protein MLLQMLDYLGVAVFAVTGGIIASRKQLDFIAFLFFATLTGIGGGTLRDLLLGVPVFWVENEAYLLVCLIVSIFLWFFAYRIEQFSKPLRWADAIGISAYSVMGAAKALTVGDTVLVAVLMGVSTATFGGILRDTIAREPPSIVKPEIYVSAAFAGAGSFVVLMQLGAPQTVSAALAAALALLLRGGAILRGWSLPGYRAKGRR, encoded by the coding sequence ATGCTGCTTCAGATGCTGGATTATCTGGGGGTTGCGGTCTTTGCCGTTACCGGCGGCATTATCGCCTCCCGCAAGCAGCTGGACTTCATCGCCTTTCTCTTTTTCGCGACCCTGACGGGGATCGGCGGGGGAACCTTGCGGGACCTGCTGCTCGGCGTGCCGGTCTTCTGGGTGGAAAACGAGGCCTATCTGCTGGTCTGCCTGATCGTCAGCATCTTCCTGTGGTTCTTCGCCTATCGGATCGAGCAGTTCAGCAAGCCGCTGCGTTGGGCCGACGCGATCGGGATTTCGGCCTATTCCGTGATGGGCGCCGCAAAGGCCTTGACGGTAGGCGATACGGTGCTCGTCGCGGTTCTCATGGGCGTCTCGACGGCGACCTTCGGCGGTATCCTGAGGGATACGATCGCCCGCGAACCGCCTTCCATCGTCAAGCCGGAGATATACGTCAGCGCCGCCTTCGCCGGGGCCGGCAGTTTTGTGGTGCTGATGCAGCTGGGAGCTCCGCAAACCGTGTCGGCCGCGCTTGCGGCCGCCTTGGCGCTTCTCCTGCGGGGCGGCGCGATCCTGCGCGGCTGGTCCCTGCCCGGCTACCGCGCCAAGGGCAGGCGGTAG
- a CDS encoding VOC family protein, translated as MVEHGIFHWNELMTRDVEKARTFYGQSLGWTFTEMPMETGTYVLANLGDKPVGGLFPMTGPEFEGVPEHWMSYIAVDDVDKRLKLARAHGGEIVREPFDVPGIGRIAILKDAGGAVQGWMTPVEMTDASGQ; from the coding sequence ATGGTCGAACACGGAATATTCCATTGGAATGAACTGATGACCCGGGACGTGGAGAAAGCCAGAACCTTCTACGGCCAGTCCCTGGGCTGGACCTTCACGGAGATGCCGATGGAGACCGGCACCTACGTCCTCGCAAACCTCGGCGACAAGCCGGTCGGTGGATTGTTTCCGATGACCGGACCCGAATTTGAAGGCGTGCCTGAACACTGGATGTCCTATATCGCCGTTGACGATGTGGACAAGCGCCTGAAACTGGCAAGGGCCCATGGCGGCGAGATCGTGCGCGAGCCCTTCGACGTGCCGGGCATCGGCCGGATTGCAATTCTGAAGGATGCCGGCGGCGCCGTTCAGGGATGGATGACACCGGTGGAAATGACCGATGCATCGGGCCAATAG
- a CDS encoding ornithine cyclodeaminase: MRIISSDEIDACLQDRDVLETLRKAFRSNTVTLRLTDLEIGRPDQLSGLLSFQPAWTDFAAQRDVTRGYIGCAISLDLPGQPGPSSSLYLLFSGSAGQPIALLDGMRLNVWRSAGVHALAANYLSREDTARLLVIGDDPRLPRLVSAYTAVRKLTSILLAGTSAETQKRIAGLPSLKNVHVGTTAAIHEAQEGADIICIAGPESGSGTYHALTYLDPPAGCHIDVLDPAATLPTDLLEEARLFSTDLSVPPRAELEWAADLKDLAQGNRAGRRYYGQRTLFLPAAQSALADYALAAHVFLRT, from the coding sequence ATGCGCATCATATCCAGCGATGAGATCGACGCCTGTCTCCAGGACAGGGACGTGCTTGAAACGTTGCGCAAGGCGTTCCGGTCCAACACCGTCACGCTGCGTCTTACGGATCTTGAAATCGGCAGGCCGGATCAGCTCTCCGGTCTGCTTTCCTTTCAGCCGGCCTGGACGGATTTCGCCGCCCAGAGAGACGTGACACGCGGCTATATCGGCTGTGCGATCAGCCTCGACCTTCCCGGTCAGCCCGGCCCGTCCTCAAGTCTCTATCTCCTGTTTTCCGGTTCGGCCGGCCAGCCGATCGCCCTTCTGGACGGCATGCGCCTCAATGTCTGGCGGTCCGCGGGGGTGCATGCCCTTGCCGCGAACTATCTCTCGCGCGAGGACACCGCCCGGCTCCTGGTGATCGGCGACGATCCCCGCCTGCCCCGGCTCGTTTCTGCCTATACCGCCGTGCGCAAGCTGACGTCCATATTGCTCGCCGGAACCTCGGCGGAAACGCAGAAACGGATCGCCGGCCTGCCGTCGCTGAAAAACGTTCATGTCGGCACGACGGCGGCAATCCACGAGGCCCAGGAAGGGGCCGACATCATCTGCATTGCAGGCCCTGAAAGCGGCAGCGGGACCTATCATGCGCTGACCTATCTGGATCCGCCGGCCGGCTGTCATATTGACGTTCTGGACCCTGCGGCGACGCTGCCGACCGATCTTCTGGAGGAAGCGCGGCTGTTTTCAACCGATCTGTCCGTTCCCCCCAGGGCGGAGCTGGAGTGGGCCGCCGACCTGAAGGACCTTGCTCAGGGGAACAGGGCCGGCCGGCGCTACTACGGGCAGCGGACATTGTTTCTGCCCGCCGCCCAGTCGGCACTCGCCGACTATGCCCTCGCGGCACACGTTTTTTTGAGAACGTAG